The Oenanthe melanoleuca isolate GR-GAL-2019-014 chromosome 1A, OMel1.0, whole genome shotgun sequence genome contains a region encoding:
- the FEZF1 gene encoding fez family zinc finger protein 1 has protein sequence MDNSGNHTATKILATPPSRESLTARSNMISTPKPLAFSIERIMARTPEPRSIPVPQLLHGSVAKGDPKHPLHLNSSIPCMIPFVPVAYDTLPKAAVAGAEPRKAHLDSSSSPSFSCGDLLNCALSLKGDFPRDALPLQQYKLVRPRVVNHSSFHAMGALCYFNRGDSPCHPSSSVNIHPVASYFLSSPLHPQPKAYLAERNKLVLPTVDKYSAGVAFKDLSQAQLQHYMKESAQILSEKIAYKTSEFSRGSPSSKPKVFTCEVCGKVFNAHYNLTRHMPVHTGARPFVCKVCGKGFRQASTLCRHKIIHTQEKPHKCNQCGKAFNRSSTLNTHTRIHAGYKPFVCEFCGKGFHQKGNYKNHKLTHSGEKQFKCNICNKAFHQVYNLTFHMHTHNDKKPFTCPTCGKGFCRNFDLKKHVRKLHDSALGLPQPPAELGGPDPPPPPGALLPGPPPLQP, from the exons ATGGACAATAGTGGCAACCACACGGCGACCAAAATCCTAGCGACTCCTCCGTCCAGAGAAAGCCTGACTGCCAGGAGCAACATGATCAGCACGCCCAAGCCACTCGCCTTCTCCATTGAGCGCATCATGGCGCGGACTCCAGagccccgctccatccccgtCCCGCAGCTCCTCCATGGCTCCGTGGCCAAAGGCGACCCCAAGCATCCGCTGCACCTCAactcctccatcccctgcatGATCCCCTTTGTCCCGGTGGCGTACGACACCCTGCCCAAAGCGGCGGTGGCTGGAGCGGAACCCAGGAAGGCTCACTTAGATTCCTCTTCCTCGCCCTCCTTTAGCTGCGGCGATCTCTTGAACTGTGCCCTGAGCTTGAAAGGAGATTTCCCCCGCGATGCCCTGCCCTTGCAGCAGTACAAACTGGTAAGACCCCGAGTGGTCAATCACTCCTCCTTCCACGCCATGGGAGCCCTGTGCTATTTCAACCGAGGCGACAGCCCCTGTCACCCGTCCTCCAGTGTCAACATCCACCCGGTGGCTTCTTATTTCCTCAGCTCTCCCTTGCACCCGCAGCCCAAAGCTTACCTGGCGGAGCGGAACAAGCTGGTGCTGCCGACCGTGGACAAGTACTCGGCGGGGGTGGCCTTCAAGGACTTATcgcaggctcagctgcagcactaCATGAAAGAAAGCGCTCAGATCCTCTCGGAAAAAATCGCCTATAAGACGTCGGAGTTCAGCCGCGGCTCACCGAGCAGCAAGCCCAAAGTTTTCACGTGTGAAGTTTGTGGAAAG GTGTTCAATGCACATTATAATTTAACGCGCCATATGCCGGTGCACACGGGAGCCAGACCCTTTGTTTGTAAAGTTTGCGGGAAGGGCTTCAGACAGGCGAGCACGCTCTGCCGGCACAAGATCATCCACACGCAG GAAAAGCCACACAAGTGCAACCAGTGCGGCAAAGCTTTTAACCGGAGCTCGACTCTGAACACGCACACGCGAATACACGCCGGCTATAAACCATTTGTCTGTGAATTCTGTGGCAAAGGATTTCATCAGAAAG GCAATTACAAAAACCACAAGCTGACTCACAGCGGGGAGAAGCAGTTCAAGTGCAATATCTGCAACAAGGCTTTTCACCAGGTGTACAATCTGACCTTCCACATGCACACCCACAACGACAAGAAGCCCTTCACCTGCCCCACCTGCGGCAAAGGCTTCTGCAGGAACTTTGACCTCAAGAAGCACGTCCGTAAGCTGCACGACAGCGCCCTGGGACTGCCCCAGCCGCCCGCCGAGCTGGGGGGGCCCGacccgccgcccccgcccgggGCGCTGCTGCCGGGCCCGCCGCCGCTGCAGCCGTGA